ACAAATGAACTTGGCGTAGCTTTTCCGACGAAGCCACATGGCCTTCGTGGTCAAAGCGAACGCGAGGTAGCGGTCCACGTTCACCATCACCAGCATGTAGACGCTGGTGTACATGTTGACATTAATGGAGAGGTGGACCACCTTGCACATGATCTCTCCGTAAGACCACATGAAATAGTTCAGGATGTTCAAGGCCCAAAACGGCAGACAGACTAGCAGGAGGAGGTCAGCCAGCACCAGATTCCCGAGATAGATCTCAGGCACGGACCAGCGGCTTCCCTGGAGCAGGAACACTACCAATACCAAAACATTTCCCAGAATTCCTGTCAAGCACACGGTGAAGATGTACGGTGGAATGATGGAGTGGACTAGTTCCCACTCTGTCGAGTTGAAGAACTCCAGGTATGCTGGAGTGACGGATGCATTGGGAGGCTGAAGCATCGCCGATGACACAAGCTCTGACTGCATTCTAGaagataaaaaaagttattaaaactgaaataaaagtgaataaaaacaatataggcttaaaaaaaacaacaaaactcaaatttaaattttaacagaaaatataaaaactaatttacaattttaatacacattacagtacgtacagtacagtacagtacatgctCTGAACTGACATCCGAAATCTGGTGTCTAATCTATTCCAGAGTGACACTAAAAATGATTTAACTTTACAATGTGTGAATGTGATCacattagatataaaatatcaaaatggaaatgtatcaagtttataatcatttaaatttggGAACCGCTGTTTTAGAACTTTGCTTTGTGTAATATTTCAAGGAAATGCTGATGTAAATTTGTTCAGAATTGGGGTCtagtacaaaaatacaaaaattggtCTTAAGTTACACTTTGTGTCATTTTTtgcagggttatttttttttattttttattttttgtcattcaaTCCACTTtgatctaaaatattttcttgaattcCCCCTGAgatgtaaatttatattttatctattaaACAACACATACGCATGCTCATGATTCCCTGATGTTGGTTAATCACCCCATGACatacaggtaaacaaataaaatgtaatatatatatattgaaaattaatattttaactattaacacatacgcatatatatatatatatatatatctatctatatatatatatatatatatatatatatatatatatatatatatatatatatatatattaattatcaatttattttgaatgttttaattttaaaatttattttgattttggcatttatttatttatttatttatttacttatttaatctCTTACTAGCTTTTCATCAGCTCATGaactttacattaaaattatttttttaaaaaatacataagatatctaaaaaaaaagcacaaatttaCAAGGACAacatttaataagaaaataaaaaggtttgtTTGGTTTAAAATGGTAAAGCAATAGATATAgtgcttaaaatgaaaacaaaatgcattgtgtCTATATATTGTATTGTTGAATTTTTGAATTGTGAATGAAGATACTTTTTGAAGCCACTTTGAATCATATATCGTACTTACCttactttttctgtttttctgtattttctgtatttttctggtGGACTGATGTTCCTGCTGTTCTCCTCACCTCACAATCGTCCTGTTCTTGCAGAAAGAGTTTTCAGTAGGAGACAGAGAGCAGCTCAGTGTTTACATCCTCGTTCCTCCAGAGCCATTGAGCGGCTGCTGAGGCAGAGTCTGTTTATACTCAGACTTTCTCTTCCCTCCACCGAAGAGAGACAGATGAAGACTTCAGagtaatgcaaacaaaatatCTGTGAGCCAAATCTGATGCGCTGCTGGACTTGTTTCCTTGTTTCTTAATAGAAAGTATCATATAAATGATACTGATAGTACATATAAtactaaaaacaacacaaattggACAGTGAAGCAGTGTGACATTTCTGTCACCTGTATTTATCatacatgcagtttttatgaGCCCATACTATATAACTagatcaaaaggtttttttttaagacaaacttGGGTCTTGGCTCAACAAAGCCTGAAAGGTTTAagttgttttaaaagcttgaagttcTAAGTTTGAAGGTTTTTAGTTTGAAGTATTTTGAAGTTTGAAGGCCATACTTGTCTATCAGAAAGAAATATTGATATTCTGGAATCTGGATGGTTGCAAAAAGCTCACTATGCAGTTggataatagaatatatattgataaaaacatatggatagagagacagacagtcgGAAAGATTATATAATGgcaaaaatagatagatagatagatagatagatagatagatagatagatagatagatagatagatagatagatagatgtataacATACACTTGTAATGCAGCATATATACCAGCAGAGGGCGATCTGAGTCAACAGCTTCACGTGTTTCTGGTGTATAATTGCCAAAAATGTACCTTTAATGACTTCCTGGTAATCAGTTCTGGGCTGTAATACTTCTGCATACACTGTATGACTGTAACTGTCAGATAAGCTCATAAAAACTTGGCAGAATAACTAATGCTATCACAACCAATCTTCACTTGATGTTTTGAGgagtaatatatgtatatatatatatatatatatatatatatatatatatatatatatatatatatcgttttgaggagtaatatatatatagtggaatgcatttgtgaaatgtcagtagtgattatttattttaaatgttagacGTGCAGTTCTGTGGACAACATGAGATCAGATTCTGTAAACTTTTGCAGAGCTATAAgcacatatttaaatacaattttagtacaattgagatactattgtagcttttattaatattttacttttgttttaatttaacaaatatatttgatactttttattatattttagtcattttgttttgtgtttttgtgtttttgtcctttttaatatttttttaatgtctgtttttatgaatttttacttcagttttagtttttgttgatcaagttaaaccaaattagaaatgttgccttggcaactagctgaaatataaagtttaaacttttttgtttattttttgttgaataaaaacaatatttttgtttttatttgttttaaatgttgcaaTTTGTTTAACTTTAAGTTATGTTTCTTTCATTCtgaatatattgtattttgtatatgtatataataaccAACAGATCTGGATGACAGACTTAAATCTGAACATAAGTGACCATGCTTAAGCTGACAGAACCTCATGGCCATGGCTGGActtgttgtgttgtattttttttatatttttacgtttgtttgatttgttcattatATGCCAGTAATAATTCAGAAATTATTAGTCGCATTTCCACTGTGCATGCAAGATCTAAACGGGGCTACAGCTTACAACTACGACCTCTGGGGCcacaatcaaacagcataaactgatatttatgattatttcacatagaaAAGGACACACATATTGaatcgcgtctgcactgattggtTTGTAATCACATGGTTACTTTAAACAGCTCCATTAAGAGTTTAGTCCCAAAGAGCTCTCTCTCGTCTTACTGCCATTGCACATAGTAGGaaagaaatgtcatcaaaaagatttaaaataaaaaaaatagcaatttcatgagtttctgtttttgcaaattttcaaaaaaactacTGTTACAAAgtaactttcagacacaaaattccgTTTTGCTCCatcagaaagaaaacaacaaacagcagAACTGCTGCGTCTCCAaacaacagtgttttgttcctcagcgtTACACGGACCAGCAAATCATTCAATCAGGCTATAAGTACAGTCGTTTGCAaagttacagttttttacagacgctaggacacatttctcaatacttaggtcacttttgcagaactcttcacacagtgagcacaacagaagtctatgtgggctaaactgaagatcaattatcattgctttggcacaaaatgcattcaatgactacatctctcaaatttcatgaattcttttctcGCTCAGACACAGCAACTTCCAAAACTCTTTGTACGTACAGGCCAATTTGCACATGCttacatactgttttcaaaactgttaaacttacgttcaaaacaataacataatacaaaactgaataagacagcaatttgctacttttctacaataatattttaatgaaatatattttaaatcttaaaattaaatgctataaaaacaattataaatatggCCATCCACATGATCAAATGTCCCTCCTGGACTCAATGAATGCTGGATGCCTGGACATATCAGCAGAAGATTGCCAGGGATGGATCAGGCATGCCAGAAGATTCTTTCCTAGGTCTATTGCCCCTAGATGAcatacagttttttacagacgctaggacacatttctcaatacttaggtcacttttgcagaactcttcacacagtgagcacaacagaagtctGTGTGGGCTAAACTGAAGATCaattatcattgctttggcacaaaatgcattcaatgactacatctctcaaatttcatgaattcttttctcGCTCAGACACAGCAACTTCCAAAACTCTTTGTATGTACAGGCCAATTTGCACATGCttacatactgttttcaaaactgttaaactgatgttcaaaacaataacataatacaaaactgaataagacagcaatttgctacatttctacagtaatattttaatgaaatatattttaattcttaaaattaaatgctataaaaacaattgGACAGTTGGACCAGCCACAGCTGATTCTCATTGTAGATGAACATCTACACAGGTGTTACTCTTTCAATTTCATTACAAAAGGAGACAACTGctgaatagttttgtattgtgatgtaaacatgtctgattcattccagtaacatatactgcagtgaattatatacagagatgtgtccttgttttacacaagaaaacactgtataatgctacatgttgttagtgttttttaggtcattgttttgtggggtgacaaagtgtgtttgtcggctgtcaacctttgctagtgttctggaagaatgagttgatttgagacctgcataaagtgttttggtagttgtagtgcattttgaatgtgaaatgaactgctttgcCAACCTGAAAGTTGGTTAcgagaactgtgtgaagagttttgcaaaagtgaaCTAAGTATTGAtaaatgtgtcctagcgtctgtaaaaaactgtaaatgaatcagctttttaaacgAATCGGTTGAttcaactcactcattaagacagtcacttgctgccacctactggctgttctagtttcatatttaaaaaagtagcttatttcatttttgtagttatttaatatttctacattaaaatgatatatttaaacttaacatttatgcacaatccatctatgaattttgttgatagtgatttcATTTGATAGTTAGGCCTAATAGCCGGCACGTCTTTTTATTcgatttaatttattgattaaataagaacctgacataagaggacacagatatgaccatacattttataatactaataagccaacatcttcgtttttttttgtttgtttgtttgttttttttgctgttatttcaGCGTTTTGATCTCTCAACCGAAAGAACACatcatgtttattatattataatgattatttaatattacatttaaactttgactgAAGCCTAGACatgttgtaaattaattgtattatttatgatcctcaaagcatatgtttgtgtattttgtgttactccacaatgatgttctatttgagggaatttgtagtgtaggtatagggcccaaacataacctcaagcccaaGGGCCCCCGACCCCTAAGTCCTGCCCTGCTCATGGCTCATTTCTAAAAGTAGAACTGTACATGACTGAGAGAAAAACTCATTTCTAAAAGTGAACTGATAGTTCACTCAACCCCTTACCTAGGGTGACCGTATTCTTGCTCTTTTTCCCGGACATGCCTAGGCCAGGATTTGTATATTGCACCTcacaaaggtaaaaataaatactgcTGAAAATCAAATCCACGGGGTTAAAgtgttgcattcatttttaaagaagcaGGTTTTGTTTTACAGACGCTGATGAACTTATACcactaaaatatgctttatttgaGGGAATGCTGAGAGATTACAGTACAGCAGCCCAGCCGCAATCATGAAGGTCCCACCACTCTGTGTGAAACACAGACCATTGAGGTATCGCTGGAAAAACACTATTTATGAGGTTGTTATTCATAGACACACAAAGAGGAACAAGTGAAGAGTCATTACCGGAAAGTCTGTAATTTAAAAACCAACCAGTCATTTTCTAACCGTGGAAACAAACAGACACAGTCTGCAGAAATCACGGTCTATCTGTCTGATATTTAACATGTATTACACAGACAAAAAGTGCCGTGATTTTGCCATGTCTTTTGAACAAGTACCACAGTAGTGTCATTGTATTCTCTGCAAAATTTTGTAAgcataaatatatgtttatagacacttttattcaaaatgacaaagaaacatCTTTGCAACCTTAAGTTTAAAGTATAAATGTGATGTTTAATGTAATTGTACTTAATTTGGCAGTTGGAACAGGGGTATTGTagttaactcaaattaaaattatttgtgttacttaaaactaaaaattgaaataaaaattaataaaaccataaaaactaataataaataggcaaaatcacaaaattaaaaacgtaaaatataaaaaatacaaaatatatataatagtatctcagtgatactaaaataacacttatttgatggtattttttactgttatttacgGTTTACTGATTTTTAACATCAACATACAAAAactttcttttccaaaaaaacaaaaacaaaaacaaacaccacagcCATTTCTGATTTTTAGCATCTCAAAAcataaattgaaaatgtaaatttttatttacatttcaaaatcacaattaaactgacatattacacaaacaaattaatattaaacatattaattaacatattaaacaaacaaattataacTTTAAAGTGTACCTATTGACATTTTATACATAATGGTCttaatattttgtctttaaaTTTGATGTATGATTTACACAAACAATTTTCACTCGAtatttgctagtaaattttacaaataattatgaaGAAACGGaaagtaacatttaattaaatgtgaaatagaaagactaaaatagtattttcttgtaaaatgtacttcaataatCTATTTACAACTTCATTTTTTAGTATACATCAAAACTgatatattaaacaaacattattaattataattttaatttgtgccTGTGGACATTTAATACATAATGCTCTTAATATGTTGTGAAGGTCTTTAAGGTTGAGGAGAGCTGTGATCTTGTAGAACCGCTTGTCGAATCATTTTTTTTCGCCGTGAGCTGCTTCATCAGCTCTTTGACTTTCTTCCTGAAGTTCTTGCCCACGATCACGTAGAGTATTGGGTTCAACACGCTGTTGCTCAAAGCCAAGTAGGTGAATATCTGATTGGAGACGTCCAGACCGGATGCAAAGTCACATCCGCTGAAGACGCCGAAGCGCATCAGGATATCCATGAGGGTCACGAGGTGGAACGGCACCCAACACAAGAGAAACACCATCAGCACCACCAGCACCAGGATGGTGGCTTTCCTTtcagtgttttctgcattgaAGCGGTCGACGACCTGCTCGTGCAAAGCTCGGATGATCTTCAGCGTGCAGTAGGAGATCACCAAAAATGGGACGATGAAGCCTAGCAAGATGAGAAGAATGTCACAAGCGAGGCCAACGTTGGGGTTCGGATAGTTTAGAATACAAGCCGTGATGTTCAGCTCCGGGATGAATCGAGTATCTCGGAAATGAAGCGTTGGGAGGTTGAGGATTAATCCGAAAAACCAGACGGCGATGCAGCTGAGCTTGGCATACCGCGGCCGTCTCATTCTACCACGCGATAAAGCGTGGACGAGTGCGACGTAGCGGTCGGTGCTAATCAACACTAGTAAGTAAATACTGCAAAGCATGTTCATTCTGATGCCTGTGTTGACTAGTCGGCACATGAGCGAGCCAAATCGCCAGTTAAACCCATCGGCGATGCTGATGGCCCAGAATGGCAAACACGAGACCAATAAGAGGTCGGCAGCCGCCAGATTCCCCAGGTAAATTTCCGCCACTGTACACGCTTTCTTATGCAGGCCGAAGACCAGCAAGACGAAGATGTTTCCCAGGATTCCCAGCACACAGATGATAAACATGTAAGCAGGCTGCATGATGTACAACAAGTCCCACACTTCCCAGTGCGGACACTGGGTGTCGTTGGTAAGGTTGTTCTTGGACACAGCCGGAGGGATTGTGGAAAGGATGGATGATGTTGTTGTTACTTGTATGTCGTGCTCCATGTTTCTGTGGAGAAATGTTCAGTgtcagtttttacatttaattgttcTAAAGGAAGGATCTtgtgctcaccaagcctgcatttatttgatcaaaaaatacattaaaaccactaatattgtgcaatattattataatttaaaactagATTGAAAAGTTtgtagacaaactttaagttggcttggaAAAGCCTAGCTAGAAAGTTAGTTTTGAATTTGTTGTTATGTTGTTTAGATGGTTAGTAGGttgttgtcttgttttattttcaagttagtagcatgtttttaacatgattaacacGATTTTTAGGTTGGTTCTAgcattttttggatttttattggatttttgtttaatgttgtttttatttttattctagcatttctagcatgttgtttggtttttgtttttttttttaatgagttagtagcatgttgttagcattattagcaagttactagcatgttgctagcatgattagccagTTATTAGCATGATTTTAACacaattagcatgttactagcatgattctagcattattagcatgtttctagtatgTTTAACAAGTTgttatcatgtttctagcatgattagcaagttactagcatggtgttagaattttttgtttgtttgttttatgttttactagtgtttttagtgattttgttagtatgattaacaagttactagcatgttgctagcatgattttaacatgattagcatgttattagcacgattctagcattattagcgtgtttctagcatgtttaacaatttgttaacatgtttctagcatgattaacatgttactagcatggtgTTAACATTTTGTTAGGAAATTAGCAAGTTACTAATATGCTGTTAACATGAAAGCAAGTTactagtatgttgctagcatgtttagcaagtTGCTAACATATTTCAAGAATGATTAGCAAGTTTCTAGCATGTTAGCATG
The sequence above is drawn from the Cyprinus carpio isolate SPL01 chromosome A17, ASM1834038v1, whole genome shotgun sequence genome and encodes:
- the LOC109112281 gene encoding B2 bradykinin receptor isoform X1; the protein is MLNMEHDIQVTTTSSILSTIPPAVSKNNLTNDTQCPHWEVWDLLYIMQPAYMFIICVLGILGNIFVLLVFGLHKKACTVAEIYLGNLAAADLLLVSCLPFWAISIADGFNWRFGSLMCRLVNTGIRMNMLCSIYLLVLISTDRYVALVHALSRGRMRRPRYAKLSCIAVWFFGLILNLPTLHFRDTRFIPELNITACILNYPNPNVGLACDILLILLGFIVPFLVISYCTLKIIRALHEQVVDRFNAENTERKATILVLVVLMVFLLCWVPFHLVTLMDILMRFGVFSGCDFASGLDVSNQIFTYLALSNSVLNPILYVIVGKNFRKKVKELMKQLTAKKNDSTSGSTRSQLSSTLKTFTTY
- the LOC109112281 gene encoding B2 bradykinin receptor isoform X2, producing the protein MEHDIQVTTTSSILSTIPPAVSKNNLTNDTQCPHWEVWDLLYIMQPAYMFIICVLGILGNIFVLLVFGLHKKACTVAEIYLGNLAAADLLLVSCLPFWAISIADGFNWRFGSLMCRLVNTGIRMNMLCSIYLLVLISTDRYVALVHALSRGRMRRPRYAKLSCIAVWFFGLILNLPTLHFRDTRFIPELNITACILNYPNPNVGLACDILLILLGFIVPFLVISYCTLKIIRALHEQVVDRFNAENTERKATILVLVVLMVFLLCWVPFHLVTLMDILMRFGVFSGCDFASGLDVSNQIFTYLALSNSVLNPILYVIVGKNFRKKVKELMKQLTAKKNDSTSGSTRSQLSSTLKTFTTY